GTGGCTGGCCGGTACGAGGATCATGGAGCTCGGGGAACTCCATGAGCACGTCGGTCATCTCGTTGCCGCGCTCACCGCAGCCGATGAATATGACGATCTCGGCGTTGGACCACTTCGCTATCTGGTGTTGCGTCACGGTCTTTCCCGCGCCGAAAGGTCCCGGGATACAAGCTACACCGCCTTTTAGCAGCGGAAAGAAAGTGTCGATGACGCGTGTGCCGCTTACCAGGGGAGAATCCACCGGCAATCTGCGCGAGTACGGCCGAGGAACCCGTACCGGCCACCTTTGCATGAGCTTCAGCTCGACAGACTTGCCGGTGCTTTCGTCTGCCACCAACCCGATCGGCTGATCGACCGTGTATGTGCCTCCGCTGATGGACTCGACCCTGCCGGCGACACTTGGCGGCACCATGATCTTGTGGCTGATAACCTCGTTCTCCTGAACCACGCCGATCACATCTCCCCCGCTGATGCGATCTCCCTCCTTCACGTTAGCATGAAACACCCAGGTTTTCTCGCGATCAAGCCCTGGCGCGCTTATCCCTCGCGTCAAGAAAGCTCCCGCCTTCGCTTGCAGCGCATCTAGCGGCCGCTGGACGCCGTCGTAAACCGTCCCGAGCATGCCTGGGCCCAGCTCCACCGAGAGCGGAGCGCCTGTCGACATCACAGGATGCCCGGGCCCCAAGCCCTCTGTCTCTTCGTATACCTGAATCGAGCAGCGGTCCTTGCGCATCTCGATGATCTCGCCCATCAGCCCTTCTTCTCCCACACGGACCAGATCGTACATCCTGGAGGTGCCAAGCCCCTCGGCTACAACAAGGGGACCGGAGACCTTCACGATTCTGCCTTGCTCCATCTACTCATCCTCTTCCCGAGTTGGAATGGTGGCGCCAAGGGCCCGCTCGATGGCGCGATTGATCTTACGCTGCCCCGCCCCGGTACCTCCAGCCGCCTCCGGTATCAGGGTCACAGCGGGAAGCATCTCCTCTGCGGTCGCATCGACAAGATCGGCGATCGCTTCGTAAACCCTCTCCACGACAAGCACGACCGCATATCCGCCTTGAAGTAGCGTGGGCCATATCTCCCGCGCGTCCGACGGTCTTGTTACCGAGAAAACTTCGAACCCCAGCGGCCGATATATCCCGACACTGGCTTCGTCTCCTATGACCGCAGCCTTCATGGGAGTCATCGTGTCACATCCCTCAATCTGGCACGCAGTAGTTCGCGCGGGACGCCTGCGATCATGCCACAGAGCAAGGTCCGCACGATGGCTATCTCTACTCGGCGCAAGAAGAAGTAAGCGAAGACCGGCTCGGGACCAGCTGCAACCAGCATGGCCTCCTCGCGTGCATGCCGTGCGATGACCGTATCGGCCACCACATCAAAACGAGCCGGCTCGAAAAGCGCCTCCGGGTCGACCTTACTGAACACGCCAAACCCGGTCATGTAGGCAGCGGCCTCTTCCGCCGAATACCGATAAACTCCAGCAAGGCCTTCTTGTGTAAGCGAGCCGCCCGCAATGAAGCTGTCCGCAAGCGTATCGGAAGGAAGTCCCCTGGCTTTGGTCCTGACCAGCGCTTTTACATTGGCCACATCCACCATGACGCCTGCCATTTTATTCAGAAACCCGCTCTTAGCCGCTTTCGCTTGCCTGAAAAGCGCACGATACATCTCTGCGTCAACCGCCTGATCGATTCGATCTAAGGCAAGAGTCTCGTCGTCAAGAAGCGCCTTGCCGCGAACCACACTCAACACCGAGGCAAGGTAAGCTGGCAGACGCCCGGCCGCAAACTTCTCGGCGTTCACGGTGCCCAGGCCGCCGAGAAAGACGTCCGGCGCCAATCCCAGCGCCTCGGCCTTCAGCAAGCCGCGCAATTCATTGTAGTCCTCGAATGCCCTGAGGAACCTGACGACATGCACCGGCAGATTTGCGCTCTCTAGAAAGCGGCCGAGCAGGTCCGCTGACGCCCTTCGCAGCGCAAGCTCGACGTCTGCGATCTCCGAAACATCGTCCAGATAGCCTCCGTAGACACTCTCCGACAAAATCCTGACCTGCTCTCCCAGGCTGTCGGTATCGAGCAGCCGCTCGAGGTGGGATCTGCCGAGAAGTCTCGTCTCGCATGCCCGGACTCGGCCTGTGGCGAACCCAAACTCCAGTGAGCCTCGTATGGTGGCGGTTCCTGTCACGAAGTCCCTCTTTCGGTCCCGAACAGATAGTCACCAGCGATTGCCTCAAGAGCAAAGCGGCGCTCTTGCACCAGGGCGGCAATCGAAATCTCCGCATACACGCGCTTGCCATGAACGACAACGCCTTTCTCGGCAGCGCCAGGAGCAACATCAACGGACACATCGAAACCGGCATCACGAAGCATGCCAGAGATGCGTTCCGCTACCCTCTCGGCGTCATGGCGGCCAACCTCGACACGCTCGTCATCACGCAAGATACCGATCGTTTCACGCACAAGAATCGCGGCATACTCATCGTCGGGTAAAGATTCCACGCGCTCTACCGCTTCCCGCAAGACCCTGTCGAGTAAGGCGTGCTTCTCGGCGATCCTTGCGTCACGTGCGCGTAACCGCGCGGCCGCTACGATCGCGCCTGCCTGCGCGT
Above is a window of Actinomycetota bacterium DNA encoding:
- a CDS encoding V-type ATPase subunit, with amino-acid sequence MTGTATIRGSLEFGFATGRVRACETRLLGRSHLERLLDTDSLGEQVRILSESVYGGYLDDVSEIADVELALRRASADLLGRFLESANLPVHVVRFLRAFEDYNELRGLLKAEALGLAPDVFLGGLGTVNAEKFAAGRLPAYLASVLSVVRGKALLDDETLALDRIDQAVDAEMYRALFRQAKAAKSGFLNKMAGVMVDVANVKALVRTKARGLPSDTLADSFIAGGSLTQEGLAGVYRYSAEEAAAYMTGFGVFSKVDPEALFEPARFDVVADTVIARHAREEAMLVAAGPEPVFAYFFLRRVEIAIVRTLLCGMIAGVPRELLRARLRDVTR